In Cicer arietinum cultivar CDC Frontier isolate Library 1 chromosome 1, Cicar.CDCFrontier_v2.0, whole genome shotgun sequence, one DNA window encodes the following:
- the LOC101501220 gene encoding 14-3-3-like protein B, with the protein MASSKDRENFVYIAKLAEQAERYEEMVDSMKSVANLDVELTVEERNLLSVGYKNVIGARRASWRILSSIEQKEETKGNDVNAKRIKEYRHKVESELSNICNDVMRVIDEHLIPSAAAGESTVFYYKMKGDYYRYLAEFKTGNEKKEAADQSMKAYESATTAAEAELPPTHPIRLGLALNFSVFYYEILNSPERACHLAKQAFDEAISELDTLNEESYKDSTLIMQLLRDNLTLWTSDIPEDGEDSQKVNGTAKLGGGDDAE; encoded by the exons ATGGCTTCTTCTAAGGATCGTGAAAACTTCGTCTACATCGCCAAGCTCGCCGAGCAAGCTGAGCGATACGAAG AGATGGTGGATTCAATGAAGAGTGTTGCAAATCTAGATGTTGAACTGACTGTTGAAGAAAGGAATTTGCTTTCTGTTGGTTATAAGAATGTGATTGGTGCTCGCAGAGCATCGTGGAGGATTCTGTCTTCCATTGAGCAAAAGGAAGAGACAAAGGGAAACGATGTAAATGCAAAACGGATTAAGGAGTATAGGCATAAGGTTGAATCAGAGCTTTCAAACATCTGTAATGATgttatgagagtgattgatgaACACCTTATACCTTCAGCTGCAGCTGGTGAATCAACTGTCTTTTACTATAAGAT GAAAGGAGATTATTATCGTTACCTTGCGGAATTTAAGACAGGCAATGAGAAGAAGGAGGCTGCTGATCAGTCGATGAAAGCATATGAg TCTGCTACCACTGCAGCAGAGGCTGAATTACCTCCCACTCATCCCATTCGATTGGGGTTGGCTTTGAATTTCTCAGTTTTCTATTATGAGATCTTAAACTCACCAGAAAG AGCTTGCCATCTTGCAAAGCAAGCTTTTGATGAAGCTATTTCAGAGCTTGACACCCTGAATGAGGAGTCCTACAAAGATAGTACATTGATCATGCAACTTCTCAGGGACAACCTGACTCTTTGGACTTCTGACATCCCCGAAGATGGAG AAGATTCTCAGAAAGTGAATGGCACTGCCAAACTTGGTGGAGGTGATGATGCAGAG TGA
- the LOC101500892 gene encoding heavy metal-associated isoprenylated plant protein 28, with amino-acid sequence MTIIEMRVHMDCPGCENKVKNALQKLKGVDDIEIDIKLQKVTVNGQVDQKKVLKTVRKTGLRAELWQLPHTTESQSQYFQQHLCNGPVPYYASQPSSSYNYYKHGYDSSDPSYYNYPSQSSIFGHQTGATFSDDNPHACFIM; translated from the exons ATGACA ATTATAGAGATGAGGGTACACATGGATTGCCCTGGGTGTGAAAACAAAGTGAAAAATGCACTTCAAAAACTGAAAG ggGTGGATGACATTGAAATAGACATAAAGTTACAAAAGGTGACCGTGAATGGACAAGTTGATCAAAAGAAGGTTTTGAAAACGGTTCGAAAAACCGGGTTAAGAGCTGAACTATGGCAACTTCCTCATACCACAGAGTCTCAAAGCCAATATTTTCAACAACACCTTTGCAATGGTCCTGTCCCTTATTATGCTTCTCAACCTTCCTCATCTTACAACTACTATAAGCATGGTTATGATAGTAGTGATCCTAGCTATTATAATTATCCTTCTCAATCTTCTATTTTTGGCCATCAAACTGGTGCTACTTTTAGTGATGACAATCCTCAcgcttgttttattatgtga